In Cicer arietinum cultivar CDC Frontier isolate Library 1 chromosome 7, Cicar.CDCFrontier_v2.0, whole genome shotgun sequence, the genomic window ttaacaaatatctagatattttgagatatttgttaagttatgtttaatatatatatatatatatatatatatatatatgtttgcttggagagaatagaaagaaaggaaattagaaggaaggaaaaggaaaagaaaaggttatataaaggaaagaaggaaatagaaaggaaggaaaaacaaagaaaggaaaaaggaaggaaggaaaatctgattttccatcttcttcctctgccaacCGCGGCCAtttctccctccttctcccgttttcattttcgtcgctttcttttcttcaaaactagtaacccaaggttgggtgagtgttagaacaaaggtttcgcaactccactcttcctctttgatccgaaaacgaagaaaaacggtatttgagattcaaacacaaacccctccgtttcttctagatccaagcttcatttcgcgaagagttagaagggaaagttgctcactaccacgctacggtgctaggggaccaatttggaggcgacgttgcgagcggagatttttaccggatttgctcgcggtaccagaaacgcacgttagagttaacgcgaaggtaagggctccttccaaacttttagtttgcatctagggccttatctgtagttgtgtggaaacgagttttgttaggattggagtatcgttttgggaaaaatgaatttacctcacgtatgtaagattttgagtaaatgaaacttgtgtgttttgagtagtggattgtgtcgatttgtgttcgttgtttttgacatgctcttaattgatattgatgaaatttgatatgtgtatggttggatcttgtgaataaatgaattgatgtgttttgatgtgagaatttgtttgagtttgtgttgtgtggaatttgaaaaccattaagttaaatgagtattaagaatggggaatctcttaatgtctcggttacttaatattttgttttaaagaaaaatcgtttaagttaactgggcgttaagaatggggaatctcttaatgtctcgtttacttaatgtgcgtttgtttgtgaaaaatcgtttaagttaactgggcgttaagaatggggaatctcttaatgtctcgtttacttaatgtgcgtttgtttgtgaaaaatcgtttaagttaactgggcgttaagaatggggaatctcttaatgtctcgtttacttaatgtgcgtttgtttgtgaaaaatcgtttaagttaactgggcgttaagaatggggaatctcttaatgtctcggttacttaatattttgttttgaaaaccgtttaagttaactgggcgttaagaatggggaatctcttaatgtctcggttacttaatattttgttttgaaaatcgtttaagttaactgggcgttaagaatggggaatctcttaatgtctcggttacttaatattttgttttgaaaaccgtttaagttaactggacgttaaggagggggaatctcttaatgtctcggttacttaatattttgttttaaagaaaaatcgtttaagttaactgggcgttaagaatggggaatctcttaatgtctcggttacttaatattttgttttgaaaaccgtttaagttaactggacgttaaggagggggaatctcttaatgtctcggttacttaatattttgttttgaaaaccgtttaagttaactggacgttaaggagggggaatctcttaatgtctcggttacttaatattttgttttaaagaaaaatcgtttaagttaactgggcgttaagaatggggaatctcttaatgtctcggttacttaacattttgttttgaaaaccgtttaagttaactgggcgttaagaatggggaatctcttaatgtctcggttacttaatgttcgtttttgaaaatcgtttcagtaaatgagtattaagaatggggaatctcttaatgacttatttactgaatgttttgtcttgaaaatcgttaagttaaatgagaattaagaatggggaatctcttaatgtcttgtttactcgtgtatgttttggtaagttgtgctgacccgggataggtggcaccttggtaaacagtaaaggccgtgataggcagtacgtttacgatttacgtttggtaagttgtgctgacctgggatgggtggcacctcggtaaacagtacagacccgtgataggtagtacgtttacgacttacgttcctgagggaattgtgtttggtaagttgtgctgacccgggataggtggcacctcggtaaacagtacggacccgtgataggtagtacgtttacgacttacgttcctgcgggaattgcgtttgtccgtgagagactgcgcaggggtttgtccgtgagagactacgccctggtttaagttagacgagaattaagaatggggaatctcttaatgtctcgtttactcgtgtatgttttggtaagttgtgctgacccgggataggtggcacctcggtaaacggtacggacccgtgataggtagtacgtttacgacttacgttcctgagggaattgtgtttgtccgcaagagactacaccctgttgatttgtgaactgttggttcatttttgttgtgtagtaatgtgttataaatgctaagtgttatgttttggaatttggtgataacatgtttgattgcaataccatttcgaaatccatgatgttgtattaattgtgttgaaaatgctaagtgttatgtgttgattgttgtgtgtaagtatgatggttatcgagatcccaattgtcgtggtaatcgcgtaggaattgctaagtgttaggttgtgaacgtgattaggaatgacttgagtaaatgcatgaatttttggaaaaacgatcagggaaatcgatttcccaatcgattggatgagttgcaggaagttcaccattttgacctaatcgatttgccaatcgattgtataaatatatctttcaaaatcttttaagaaatcgatttggaaatcgattggcagagaggcaggaactcagcaaaactgccgaaatcgatttggaaatcgatttggcaacccagggactcatcagaactgacaaaatcgacttagaaatcgatttggtcatgcagaaactcagcagaactgaccaaatcgatttggcaatcgatttcctcagcaaaagtacttattttgagttagataatcgatttctcaattgatttatcaatgctttggtcagttatgtattacttgatggtttgagaacttcattttgagttcattgttaattgacaagcattatatgaacttttagcatatggaaaatccttttaaggtgcatgcttagttgaaaggttattttgtgcatttaaaacttaaatgttatgtgttatctgttattttcggttggtgacctttacaattattgtggaaatctgggcttcgccctcagatgagagtcaggacgatcctatcgattcgtaccctacggacgggaatggagatgggaacgcttgactgcagctacgttaggaggatctcacggggcgcgtggagattactcagggtgtttagttgtgttgaaatatgatcagattaggttgacatagagggatcagatgtctttcttttgtattgtatttattttaaaatggaaggctgtacctatactaatattgtcagcttaacatgttattttcaatgggttacatgtaccatttgttgttgtgtaaatggtttggatttataattggagtgacttttccgctgcttgtaaattgtaatgactcagttatttatccaaaggcatttccttatctatttctctgttttattttaattcccttttgaaaaaaaaaatataccctcgctttgaaaaacggggtgttacagaaatGATTTCAGGTGATCATGAAGGATGATGCTTTAGAGATGTGTGACAGGCAAAATAAGATGATACTCAAGGCTAATATCTCAAAGAATGATACAAGATGCATATATCTAATATTCGACATCAATGAGGTCAATTATAAAAACTAGGTGTGGCATTCAAGATTTGGCCATCTCAACTTTAGAAGTTTGCAGTAACTGGGAATAAAGAGGATGATTAGTGGAATTCATATGATTGATGTTCCTAAGAAAGTGTGTGAAGTGTTTATGTCGGGAAAACAATCAAGAAACTCATTCATATCACAAGTGCAAATAAGAACAAAGAAGTGTCTTGAAGTGATTCATAGTGACGTTTGTAGACCATTTGAAGTATCATAATTAGGAAGTAATTACTATTTCATAATTCTACGTTTGTAGAATGTTGTggatttgtttgataaaaactaaagataaaacattaaaaatatttaagaactttaaaataaaaatgaagaaataataataaatatttaaattaaagagaataaattattaagatatatatatatatatatatatatatatatatatatatatatatatataattacaaaaaGATAGAAGAGTCAAAGGTGAAAATCCTAACCCACCTATATAACTAATCCAAAGTAGAATTCGCCAGTCAAGTAAGTATTAGCATGGTCTAATACTTAAATTGGTCCATCATGGTCACATGAGTACAGAACATTGATATATGGTTAAAAAGTTTAATCGATGAATTTAACCAATAGAACCTGGAcaaaatttaatactattaacCTTACGAAATTTGCAAccgtttatttaaaaattcgtGTCACATGAACAATTTTGAGACAAATTcgtggatttttttttttcaataccgtttatttaaaaaaatattaaattattaaatcattaaaattatatatcaaaatactcatttttttCTCTTACTTATAAATCACTTTTGTAAGTGGCGACTTCTTTAaaggaatttaaaaaaaaaatatttaatattttttttgttaatttgaaagaaaaatggaaataaattttttttcaaattttttcaaGAAATCGCCTTTACAAACTCGGACTTCCTTAAAGGAAATCGTCATTTACAAAAGAGacttataactaaaaataagaaggtattttagtgtatcattttaaaaatagagtattttgataaaagaaaaattcaaataagGATTATTGGAGAAAAAACTCCAAATTTGTCTGCAAAATATATTATGACAATGGaaatttattacagaaagaaaaaaatatttttaaaataaacgttctttttattctttcaaTATAATATTGAAACTATTatataaatcgatttctaaaaactgtttttgagacgataaataaataaaatatggttgatgatattattttgaaaaattatcttcgaaatgagaaaataaaaactattgtttgataaaaatgtttttataatatggttagcaatttttttaatcttatagaagaaaaagaaacattttttacaaatgaattatttattgtGGGAGACATGgagaatatttgaaaataataataataataataataataataataataataataataataataataataataataataataataataataataataataataataataataataataacaacaacaacaacgatgatgatgatgataataatagaattgaattttttttttttattgtaaagaGTTTAATGGTAAAATCTACACATACTAAATGTGAAGAAAGAGAGGTATTTGTGTATGTATGTTAGTATCGATAATAAATTTTGCAAAACTTCAATGAAAACCATGATTTTATTAAAACTTAAAggtataatttttgttaaaattgcAGTTTATTGTGATTCAGTCAATTGTATTGTGAATACAAACATACTCTTAATTAAAGTTtgtctttaatattttaaatataaatgatgtttttataaaaataaataatcaatgaTTTTTGACGAGAATAATTATATCTAATAAGACTTCTTAGTTTCATAAGACTTCTTTCAGCTCGACACGCATGACGCTTGCAATGATGAAATATCTAAAACAACACACGTTGAAGAAGACTTCACGTTACATGAGCAGTGATGTATGCAGGGGAAAAAGTGTATTATAGAGTacataatatttaaatcaatgtacaaattaaattatttcatcCATGATCACATTAggatgttattttattttatttgcctAGATGCTTAATTTCTAGAGCTTAGCTTATGTTAACTTTCTTTGTCTGGTAAAAAAGTCCAAGCTTTTTGGAAAACATAATAATAGACCAATGCAATGTTCAATAGCAAGTTATCTATAAAAGCCATAGAGAGAACTCAATTCTTGCATCATCAAGTCTGAAAATCAAACTTCATATTaccaataattaattatcaatgGCAGAAGCAACCAAGTGGTAATTGTTTCTTCATCTTTCATCATTCATCATGTGCATGTCCTTCCCAAGGTGACTTTTAGGGTAGAGAAGTGTCCATATAGTCTACAATTGACTAATGCttgaaattattcaaaaattcataCAACCACCAatgttttttttagataaaagttCACGACATTATTCGTTCTGATAACTTAGATATTGACGTAATTGTTGTTGGttcgacaaaaataaaaataaatataagtgtttaaaaattcaatttatattcattttattttattttatttttttgaatcaaCGTCAATAAGATCACTATTTCAACTCAAAAGATCGGATGAAGATAAACTTCGACTTAAAAGTTGTGACAACGATCTTCATTGAAATTTTGAACATTTTTAAGAATCAGTTCAGCATAGATGAGATGAGACATTTCACCACTCTAACAATTGTCCCATCTCTATTCATTACAACTTCTAATCAAGTATATATGTCTTGTAATGGTTTTCTACATAGGTATGCAGTTGTGACAGGAGCAAACAAAGGAATTGGATTTGAGATATGCAAGCAATTAGCTTCTAAAGGAATCACAGTGATTGTAACAGCAAGAGATGAGAGAAGGGGTATTGAAGCTCTTGATAAACTCAAGCAACACATTGATCTTAATCTCTCTCATAATAACAATGTGCTTTTCCATCAACTTGATGTTACTGACCCTAATAGTATAGCATCTCTTGAAAATTTCATCAGAACCCACTTTGGAAAACTTGATATCTTGGTATGATATCATTAACTAACATTCACTTTCTTCTCTGTTTTGTGTGCTCTTTATATAATTCATTGCTCTTTTCCTTCCAAAACACAAAACAGATTAACCTATTTATAATGAATTGTATGAAATGTTTGCATTTGGTGTTTAGGTGAATAATGCAGGACTACTAACTGAGAAGGAGGAATTAACTGAAGCATGTATTAAAACAAATTACTATGGAGCTAAAGGATTAACCAAAGCACTTATTCCTCTTCTCCAATTTTCTAGCTCACCAAAAATTGTCAATGTTTCCTCATCCATGGGAAGGCTAGAGGTATATATGTGATACTAACAACACTACTAAAAGAAATGAAATTATTTGTAAGCGAAAAATGAAATCATTCTCTAATTTTGTCACAATAAGATCTGTgacatgtttttaatttttgcttTAATAATCATAAATTTAGTCTACGAAGTGTCACTTCAGTAAtaagaatttgattttataataaagaatgaaatttaaattctcTCATAATAATTCTATAATGATCATTAATGTCACTATAATTAATGATAAGTTTCAtattgcttataaaaaaaaaatggtaaaaaaatttcttgtagTGGAACTTTTGCTGCCCACTTTGTAGTAAGTTTtgtaaacttttgaaaatttctaTATTAAATGGTTCATGAATTTCTATACATACTTATTTCcatgcaattttattttttgcagaACATTCCAAATGGATGGCCTAAAGAAGTACTAAGTGATGTTGAAAACCTTACAGAAGAAAAAATTGACCAAGTTTTGAATGAGTTTCTCAAGGATTTTAAAGAAGGTTCATTAGAATCCAAAGGTTGGCCTCTTAATGTGAGTGCATATTCTGTCTCAAAAGTTGCTCTAAGTGCCTACacacactacgccaaaaatgacatttaacagtgcccattttacagcgcttgctaaacacaagcgctgttgtaattatattttaaaaataacggaacctattacagcgcttttgatgcaaagcgctgtaaaacaagcgctgtagtaggtcatataacgtttgcgcatcacgttataaggcttctacagcgcttgtcaaaaaagcgctgtaataggaagcgctttcgcgtatcagttacaacgcttttttcacaagcgttgtaaaacatatgcgctttcattgaatttaactacctattactgcgcttttttcacaagcgctgtaaaacacatgcgctttcattgaatttaactacctattacagcgcttttttcacaagcactgtaaaatacatctttaaaataattatatacgttggaaaccctcatatcctctacatctttcaaataattatatacgttgggaaccctaatatcctctacgtactgtgcggccatctacgttgtctaaggtattttttacacatgatctgttatgttttgttacatatatattaaatctactactcataccacatgatctgttctgttttgaaattgtcaaaaattgtcaaaaactcataccacatgatctgttctgttttgaaattgttagttgatattggtttctttttgaaacttgttgatatgttttgaaagcttattatttttgttactgcatttatataggtggtataatatggataggaaatggatttcagccaatcgattgtcaaaagagtatgaaattggagtgaaggagtttgttgagtttgcagtgaagaatgcaaaagatccaaatagagtagtttgtccttgtttaaaatgttgttttggaaaacgtgttagagaagatgaattagaaggacatctagtatgtaatggaattgatcaaagctacacatgttggataagacatggtgagaaaaaaaaaggaaacattaattttgagaatagttcgacatatgcttcaactgacttcgatacagatacatatgagccggaccgagttgatgagattgcaaaagcagttgaagaagatcttcgagattgtcctaaaatgtttgaaagtttgttgagtgatgcagagaaagaattatataatggttgtactaaattcacaagactgtcagcgatattaaagttgtacaacttaaaagcgagtaatggatggtctgataaaagctttacggaattattaacactcataaaagatatgttgccagatgataatgaacttcccagtcgaacctacgaggctaaacggattttgtgttctattggaatgagttacgaaaggattcatgcgtgtcctaacgattgcattttatttcgaaacgaatatgaactacttaaggcgtgtccgaaatgcaatgtctctcgatataagaagaaagaatctactccagcaaaagtcgtgtggtattttcctataataccaagatttaggcgcatgtatcgcagtgaagaagattcaaaacacttgacatggcatgcagatgaaagaattagagatggaatgtttcgacaccctgcagattccccacaatgggcaaaaattgatcacgagtatcctgaattcgggatagagtcaagaaatctaagacttgcactttctactgatggaatgaatccacatggtcttcaaagcatctcacatagcacgtggcctgtgattttggtaatatataacctacctccatggttatgtatgaagcgtaagtttatgatgttgtctctgttaatttctggacccaaacaaccggggaatgatatcgacgtatacttgactcctctaatcgaaaatttaaaaagtatgtgggagacaggtgtggaagtttatgatgggtataagaaagaatgtttcaatttaagggttatgttgttcggcataattaatgattttccagcatatggtaatttatcaggatatagcattaaaggtcagtgtgcatgtcctatatgtgaagagagtacaaattggatgcggttgaaacattgtaagaagaatgtgtttcttggacatcgtagatttttaccttatagtcatcagtatcgtgggtggagaaatgcattcaatggaaaatcagaggaaggtaaagctcctttagcaccgactggatatcaaatacttgaaaaagtacaaggtttgaccaataaatttggcaaaccttttgcgggagagctggtgaaaactgggtggaagaaaaagtcaattttctttgaattgccatattggaagtcattgtatgtaagacatttcctcgatgtgatgcatattgaaaaaaatgtatttgaaagtgttattggtacgttactcaatgttccaggaaagtctaaagatggcgtcaatgcaagattggacttggtcgatatgggaataagaaatgaactggctccagtaaagaaaggaaatcgcacatatctacctccagccgctcatactctatctagaaaggaaaaaattgttttatgtaaatttctacacgaagttaaagttccagaaggatactcttcgaacattaaaaatttggtttgtatgaaagacctcaagttaaaaggtttgaagacccatgattgtcatattataatggagcatttgctaccaataggtatacgttccattttacctgaaaaagttcgactagcctta contains:
- the LOC101491811 gene encoding (+)-neomenthol dehydrogenase-like isoform X1, giving the protein MAEATKWYAVVTGANKGIGFEICKQLASKGITVIVTARDERRGIEALDKLKQHIDLNLSHNNNVLFHQLDVTDPNSIASLENFIRTHFGKLDILVNNAGLLTEKEELTEACIKTNYYGAKGLTKALIPLLQFSSSPKIVNVSSSMGRLENIPNGWPKEVLSDVENLTEEKIDQVLNEFLKDFKEGSLESKGWPLNVSAYSVSKVALSAYTRILAKKYPSICINAICPGYIKTDINDHTGSLTPYEGAEPIVRLALLNDGSPSGLFFFRYEDKPY
- the LOC101491811 gene encoding (+)-neomenthol dehydrogenase-like isoform X2, whose translation is MAEATKWYAVVTGANKGIGFEICKQLASKGITVIVTARDERRGIEALDKLKQHIDLNLSHNNNVLFHQLDVTDPNSIASLENFIRTHFGKLDILVNNAGLLTEKEELTEACIKTNYYGAKGLTKALIPLLQFSSSPKIVNVSSSMGRLENIPNGWPKEVLSDVENLTEEKIDQVLNEFLKDFKEGSLESKGWPLNVV